The proteins below come from a single Zea mays cultivar B73 chromosome 8, Zm-B73-REFERENCE-NAM-5.0, whole genome shotgun sequence genomic window:
- the LOC100193373 gene encoding uncharacterized protein isoform X2, whose protein sequence is MDGARVLIAAGATAVCCFVCAFWVFRSSSSSSPASPKKHQSPSTNCCGCASCGCRDAKPANGEMAVGGENKKKAPEPDPPEAPSMMEQLVPEITTHALSYLDYTSLCRLSMTNSAMRRAANDDGAWKALYHKDFTVEQGTINPPNGWKAYYAATKAIINLNAEFYNIIREGSLPAMSRFWLNADYVKCIHATGEFCPGMLCRVVQFSYQRVD, encoded by the exons ATGGACGGTGCCCGAGTCCTGATCGCCGCCGGTGCCACCGCCGTCTGCTGCTTCGTCTGCGCCTTCTGGGTCTTCCGTTCCTCTTCGTCCTCCTCCCCCGCATCCCCAAAGAAGCACCAATCCCCTTCCACCAACTGCTGTGGCTGCGCCTCCTGCGGCTGCCGCGACGCCAAGCCCGCCAACGGCGAGATGGCCGTGGGTGGGGAGAACAAGAAGAAGGCGCCGGAGCCGGATCCGCCGGAGGCGCCCTCCATGATGGAGCAGCTCGTGCCCGAGATCACCACCCACGCGCTCAGCTacctcgactacaccagcctctgCCGTCTCTCCATGACCAACTCCGCCATGCGCCGCGCAGCCAACGACGACGGCGCCTGGAAGGCACTCTACCACAAG GATTTTACGGTGGAACAGGGTACTATAAATCCTCCTAATGGATGGAAGGCATACTATGCAGCTACAAAAGCCATCATTAATCTTAACGCGGAGTTCTACAATATCATCAGGGAAGGGTCCTTGCCAGCAATGAGTCGTTTTTGGCTTAATGCAGACTATGTCAAGTGTATTCATGCGACTGGGGAGTTCTGCCCTGG CATGCTTTGTCGTGTCGTGCAGTTCAGCTACCAGCGAGTTGATTGA
- the LOC118473217 gene encoding uncharacterized protein, with translation MGGENMSTTGAGDDILPVTSVHKPAGTSVSMDMHPVLSAIAPYTEGVSVTPPAALRAPGHIEEHTKTADVVGAEKHIPMRHIGPHEQDTPHILQSHPDNIDIRLIPKVGMTFSNVDEAYNFYSQYAYEVGFPLKKYRERKNCKWLNCSMEGKNAERVAGNPRIRNTCSKRTQCKAGMKLKKIYDDAKEKVISVRIDLVNYEHNHEFLKKDTEKGQLQCNKTHDREYMEFLSAMQESRIPPHCIMDFVTEMHGGPENVPITVQDMSNL, from the exons ATGGGCGGCGAGAATATGTCCACCACCGGCGCTGGCGATGACATCCTGCCTGTAACATCTGTGCATAAGCCAGCAGGTACGTCTGTTTCAATGGACATGCATCCTGTTTTGTCTGCAATCGCCCCATACACAGAGGGTGTCTCTGTTACTCCTCCGGCAGCATTGAGGGCACCTGGACATATCGAAGAGCACACAAAAACAGCAGACGTGGTCGGCGCAGAGAAGCACATCCCCATGAGACATATTGGGCCACATGAACAGGACACACCTCATATTCTTCAAAGCCAC CCGGACAATATTGATATAAGATTGATACCTAAagtcggtatgacatttagtaacgtggacgaggcgtataatttttatagtcaatatGCATACGAGGTAGGATTTCCGTTGAAGAAATATAGGGAGCGGAAGAATTGTAAATGGTTGAACTGTTCAATGGAAGGAAAGAATGCTGAAAGGGTAGCTGGAAATCCAAGGATACGTAACACATGTTCGAAACGAACACAGTGCAAGGCTGGGATGAAACTTAAAAAAATCTACGATGATGCTAAAGAGAAAGTTATTTCTGTTCGGATTGATCTGGTAAACTATGAGCATAATCATGAATTTTTGAAGAAAGATACAGAAAAAGGGCAATTGCAATGCAACAAAACACATGATCGTGAATATAtggagttccttagtgcgatgcaagaaAGCAGGATTCCACCACATTGCATTATGGATTTTGTTACAGAAATGCATGGTGGCCCAGAAAACGTTCCAATAACCGTGCAGGACATGAGTAACCTGTAA
- the LOC109941889 gene encoding protein FAR1-RELATED SEQUENCE 2-like encodes MNKLVKSAHVDANTPLHEFAKQMMKLLHSRKMKEAKEALGCMGQKDTTTLYMFEIRVARADTRAVMTRFQETVKYATAYRIDRDTEGEEHDWVVKHTTRSNKIVWGQHQFKIRADVDAGKYSCECKHWEHTGLFCVHLVRAFMHLQIERIPSEYILQRYTYSAHQDVAFSRDDRNLKGKDGETRSYRQKMLLKKAMKVVHHASLSKAGNDKALEMMDELLGLLMRVEPDIGTGESCGTSVCDDIQVEAYETEEMAIDNLRKLDDGNEEILMGSNTNECNTKDDQCNMQILTLEHNTDIQLVESSSMDVEARKKLEFHMEGVNLTRSDKAKPKGRTIKSSEQQVLKLGAKGAKKMSRKCQKCGIADGHNSRTCLTVEDNRVRLANLSGRKRGRPPGSRNKLIAVALQWNETSTSKKRTVDVGDDDSSGRE; translated from the exons ATGAACAAGTTGGTGAAGAGTGCCCACGTGGATGCAAACACACCGCTTCATGAATTTGCAAAGCAAATGATGAAGCTCCTACATAGTAGGAAGATGAAAGAGGCCAAAGAGGCACTAGGATGCATG GGTCAAAAGGATACAACTACATTGTATATGTTTGAAATAAGAGTTGCAAGGGCAGACACTAGAGCTGTGATGACAAGGTTTCAGGAGACAGTAAAATATGCAACTGCATACCGAATAGACCGTGATACAGAGGGTGAGGAACATGATTGGGTGGTGAAACATACTACAAGATCAAATAAAATTGTTTGGGGTCAACACCAATTCAAGATAAGGGCTGATGTGGATGCCGGAAAGTATTCATGTGAGTGCAAGCATTGGGAGCATACAG GTCTATTTTGTGTTCATCTTGTACGCGCTTTCATGCATCTACAAATTGAAAGGATCCCAAGTGAGTATATTTTGCAACGATACACATACTCCGCGCATCAAGATGTGGCTTTTTCAAGAGACGATAGGAATTTGAAAGGAAAAGATGGAGAAACTAGATCATatagacagaagatgttgcttaaaaaAGCAATGAAAGTAGTACACCATGCGAGTCTGTCTAAAGCTGGGAATGATAAAGCCCTAGAGATGATGGACGAATTATTAGGGTTATTGATGCGTGTGGAGCCTGATATAGGTACTGGTGAGAGTTGTGGCACAAGTGTTTGCGATGACATCCAG GTCGAAGCGTATGAAACAGAAGAAATGGCTATAGACAACTTACGCAAATTAGATGATGGGAACGAG GAAATTTTAATGGGCTCTAATACAAATGAATGCAATACTAAGGATGATCAATGTAATATGCAGATATTAACATTGGAACATAACACTGACATTCAGCTGGTTGAGAGTAGTTCTATGGATGTGGAAGCTAGAAAG AAACTGGAATTTCATATGGAAGGTGTAAACTTAACAAGATCAGATAAGGCCAAGCCTAAGGGAAGAACAATCAAAAGTAGTGAGCAACAAGTTTTAAAATTGGGTGCGAAAGGAGCTAAGAAGATGAGCAGGAAATGCCAGAAATGTGGCATAGCTGATGGTCACAACAGCCGTACGTGTTTAACTGTCGAGGATAATAGGGTTCGATTGGCTAACCTATCTGGACGTAAGCGAGGACGGCCTCCTGGTTCAAGGAACAAACTCATAGCTGTAGCCCTGCAATGGAATGAGACATCAACGTCGAAAAAACGAACGGTGGATGTCGGAGATGATGATTCATCTGGTAGAGAGTAG
- the LOC100193373 gene encoding uncharacterized protein isoform X1, with product MDGARVLIAAGATAVCCFVCAFWVFRSSSSSSPASPKKHQSPSTNCCGCASCGCRDAKPANGEMAVGGENKKKAPEPDPPEAPSMMEQLVPEITTHALSYLDYTSLCRLSMTNSAMRRAANDDGAWKALYHKDFTVEQGTINPPNGWKAYYAATKAIINLNAEFYNIIREGSLPAMSRFWLNADYVKCIHATGEFCPGPYWCECAHPFLFLIRYNSVMESWGLLFNWGQDGGQGIGFQIRDVRVRVLGEMAWVNMKANVDVDPLVFHVTNVYELCNGRWYMVHHHSSLMAHPAPHNMFG from the exons ATGGACGGTGCCCGAGTCCTGATCGCCGCCGGTGCCACCGCCGTCTGCTGCTTCGTCTGCGCCTTCTGGGTCTTCCGTTCCTCTTCGTCCTCCTCCCCCGCATCCCCAAAGAAGCACCAATCCCCTTCCACCAACTGCTGTGGCTGCGCCTCCTGCGGCTGCCGCGACGCCAAGCCCGCCAACGGCGAGATGGCCGTGGGTGGGGAGAACAAGAAGAAGGCGCCGGAGCCGGATCCGCCGGAGGCGCCCTCCATGATGGAGCAGCTCGTGCCCGAGATCACCACCCACGCGCTCAGCTacctcgactacaccagcctctgCCGTCTCTCCATGACCAACTCCGCCATGCGCCGCGCAGCCAACGACGACGGCGCCTGGAAGGCACTCTACCACAAG GATTTTACGGTGGAACAGGGTACTATAAATCCTCCTAATGGATGGAAGGCATACTATGCAGCTACAAAAGCCATCATTAATCTTAACGCGGAGTTCTACAATATCATCAGGGAAGGGTCCTTGCCAGCAATGAGTCGTTTTTGGCTTAATGCAGACTATGTCAAGTGTATTCATGCGACTGGGGAGTTCTGCCCTGG GCCTTACTGGTGTGAATGCGCCCACCCATTTCTGTTCCTTATCAGATACAACTCAGTGATGGAGAGCTGGGGCCTGCTATTCAACTGGGGCCAAGATGGAGGGCAGGGCATTGGGTTCCAGATAAGGGATGTCCGTGTCCGTGTGCTCGGTGAGATGGCATGGGTGAACATGAAGGCGAATGTTGATGTTGACCCTTTGGTGTTCCATGTGACGAACGTGTACGAGCTCTGTAATGGGAGGTGGTATATGGTCCATCACCACAGCTCGCTCATGGCTCACCCTGCTCCGCACAATATGTTTGGTTGA
- the LOC100193373 gene encoding uncharacterized protein LOC100193373: MDGARVLIAAGATAVCCFVCAFWVFRSSSSSSPASPKKHQSPSTNCCGCASCGCRDAKPANGEMAVGGENKKKAPEPDPPEAPSMMEQLVPEITTHALSYLDYTSLCRLSMTNSAMRRAANDDGAWKALYHKDFTVEQGTINPPNGWKAYYAATKAIINLNAEFYNIIREGSLPAMSRFWLNADYVKCIHATGEFCPGYNSVMESWGLLFNWGQDGGQGIGFQIRDVRVRVLGEMAWVNMKANVDVDPLVFHVTNVYELCNGRWYMVHHHSSLMAHPAPHNMFG; this comes from the exons ATGGACGGTGCCCGAGTCCTGATCGCCGCCGGTGCCACCGCCGTCTGCTGCTTCGTCTGCGCCTTCTGGGTCTTCCGTTCCTCTTCGTCCTCCTCCCCCGCATCCCCAAAGAAGCACCAATCCCCTTCCACCAACTGCTGTGGCTGCGCCTCCTGCGGCTGCCGCGACGCCAAGCCCGCCAACGGCGAGATGGCCGTGGGTGGGGAGAACAAGAAGAAGGCGCCGGAGCCGGATCCGCCGGAGGCGCCCTCCATGATGGAGCAGCTCGTGCCCGAGATCACCACCCACGCGCTCAGCTacctcgactacaccagcctctgCCGTCTCTCCATGACCAACTCCGCCATGCGCCGCGCAGCCAACGACGACGGCGCCTGGAAGGCACTCTACCACAAG GATTTTACGGTGGAACAGGGTACTATAAATCCTCCTAATGGATGGAAGGCATACTATGCAGCTACAAAAGCCATCATTAATCTTAACGCGGAGTTCTACAATATCATCAGGGAAGGGTCCTTGCCAGCAATGAGTCGTTTTTGGCTTAATGCAGACTATGTCAAGTGTATTCATGCGACTGGGGAGTTCTGCCCTGG ATACAACTCAGTGATGGAGAGCTGGGGCCTGCTATTCAACTGGGGCCAAGATGGAGGGCAGGGCATTGGGTTCCAGATAAGGGATGTCCGTGTCCGTGTGCTCGGTGAGATGGCATGGGTGAACATGAAGGCGAATGTTGATGTTGACCCTTTGGTGTTCCATGTGACGAACGTGTACGAGCTCTGTAATGGGAGGTGGTATATGGTCCATCACCACAGCTCGCTCATGGCTCACCCTGCTCCGCACAATATGTTTGGTTGA